A part of Streptomyces sp. NBC_01497 genomic DNA contains:
- a CDS encoding alpha/beta fold hydrolase: MTAAGTAVEGEALTRDGVSLSYTHTPGPDGAPRVVFVHSLALDRSLWSGVTRQLAGRAETLVYDCRGHGRSGRPEGPYSTAQFADDLADLLDHLGWRDTVVAGCSMGGCVAQEFSARHRDRTRGALFVDTTAWYGPTAVADWAERAAKARRDGLAALIPFQLTRWFGDAFRAARPGLMEQLSGIFTANDLHAYEATCAMLGAADLRDSADRVPHPVAVLVGEDDTATPPAMARQLAALVGDGPATVVPGTRHLTPLENPDVVVAALGRLTGRVPTGHGGAS, translated from the coding sequence ATGACCGCAGCCGGCACGGCAGTCGAGGGTGAGGCACTCACCCGCGACGGCGTCAGCCTGTCGTACACGCACACCCCCGGGCCCGACGGCGCCCCGCGCGTCGTCTTCGTGCACAGCCTGGCCCTCGACCGGTCCCTGTGGTCGGGCGTGACGCGGCAACTGGCCGGGCGCGCCGAGACGCTGGTGTACGACTGCCGGGGACACGGCCGCTCCGGGCGGCCCGAAGGCCCCTACAGCACCGCCCAGTTCGCGGACGACCTGGCCGACCTGCTGGACCACCTCGGCTGGCGGGACACCGTCGTCGCGGGCTGCTCGATGGGCGGCTGCGTGGCGCAGGAGTTCTCGGCACGCCACCGGGACCGTACGCGCGGGGCGCTGTTCGTCGACACCACGGCCTGGTACGGGCCCACGGCGGTCGCCGACTGGGCGGAGCGCGCCGCGAAGGCCCGGCGGGACGGACTCGCGGCACTCATCCCCTTCCAGCTCACCCGCTGGTTCGGGGACGCGTTCCGCGCGGCCCGCCCCGGCCTGATGGAGCAGCTGAGCGGGATCTTCACCGCCAACGACCTCCACGCGTACGAGGCGACGTGCGCGATGCTCGGCGCCGCGGACCTGCGGGACTCGGCGGACCGTGTCCCCCACCCGGTCGCGGTGCTCGTCGGCGAGGACGACACGGCGACACCGCCCGCGATGGCCCGCCAACTCGCGGCGCTCGTCGGGGACGGCCCGGCGACGGTCGTGCCCGGCACCCGGCACCTCACCCCGCTGGAGAACCCGGACGTGGTCGTCGCCGCACTCGGCCGGCTCACGGGGCGCGTACCCACCGGCCACGGAGGCGCCTCATGA
- a CDS encoding amidohydrolase family protein: MSVVDVHAHHVGAHAVERIREEGGAHGVRLVTRESGAGGPVTRVEVGGRPSGLPLIPPLSDVRARLSWMAAAGVDVQLVAPWMDLAGYELPPADGLWLARVQNDSAASLRAAHPDRFRVAAAVPLQAPDLAAAELRRAVTELGHEAVQIGARVGELGLDDPSLAPFWRAAEDLDVPVIVHPAELDVPERMRRLFLHILVGNPAETTFAAAALLLGGVLEDHPRLRVLLVHGGGFVPYQMGRLDRGFTAAPPAARAKGTLSPRQLAGRLYFDTVLHDGDALRHLLDFAGPGRVVLGSDYPFPMRVDHPLAALDALKQEDGDRARLLGATDLFGVRTDVPAHRRGRPDRPTALPG; the protein is encoded by the coding sequence ATGAGCGTCGTCGACGTCCACGCGCACCATGTCGGCGCGCACGCGGTGGAACGCATCCGGGAGGAGGGCGGCGCGCACGGCGTCCGGCTGGTCACCCGCGAGAGCGGTGCCGGCGGACCGGTCACCCGCGTCGAGGTCGGCGGCCGGCCGAGCGGGCTGCCGCTGATCCCGCCGCTGAGCGACGTACGGGCCCGTCTGTCCTGGATGGCGGCGGCCGGTGTCGACGTGCAGCTCGTCGCGCCCTGGATGGACCTCGCCGGGTACGAACTGCCGCCCGCGGACGGACTCTGGCTCGCGCGGGTGCAGAACGACTCGGCCGCCTCCCTGCGCGCCGCGCACCCCGACCGGTTCCGGGTCGCCGCCGCCGTGCCGCTCCAGGCGCCGGACCTCGCGGCCGCCGAACTGCGCCGCGCCGTTACCGAACTGGGCCACGAGGCCGTGCAGATCGGCGCGCGGGTGGGCGAACTCGGCCTGGACGACCCCTCGCTCGCCCCGTTCTGGCGCGCGGCGGAGGACCTGGACGTACCGGTGATCGTGCACCCGGCGGAGCTGGATGTCCCCGAACGCATGCGGAGGCTGTTCCTGCACATCCTGGTCGGCAACCCGGCGGAGACCACCTTCGCCGCGGCGGCCCTGCTGCTGGGCGGGGTGCTGGAGGACCACCCCCGGCTGCGCGTCCTCCTCGTGCACGGCGGCGGCTTCGTGCCGTACCAGATGGGCCGCCTGGACCGGGGCTTCACCGCGGCCCCGCCGGCCGCCCGCGCGAAGGGCACACTGAGCCCCCGGCAGCTGGCCGGCCGGCTGTACTTCGACACGGTCCTGCACGACGGCGACGCGCTTCGCCACCTCCTGGACTTCGCCGGGCCCGGCCGGGTGGTCCTCGGCAGCGACTACCCGTTCCCGATGCGCGTGGACCATCCGCTGGCGGCGCTGGACGCACTCAAGCAGGAGGACGGGGACCGCGCGCGGCTTCTCGGCGCGACGGACCTCTTCGGCGTCCGGACGGACGTCCCCGCCCACCGGAGGGGCCGGCCCGACCGTCCGACGGCCCTGCCCGGCTGA
- a CDS encoding GntR family transcriptional regulator — MTGEGTGGANEVSPAGDTGTSARRTAAGAARTGPAARAGSRPEVGARAGAGVGVGAGDEVGVGVGAGDEVGARAGAAAEAGPGTAAESGPGAAAETGATAEAAAGTGQVGTERAEVVRTRALLDRPGLSAGEREILRVLGRAEDLGSVGSRIVVSLGAAIIEGGLRPGDDLNSVDLARRFHSSRTPVREALAVLEREGLVEIAARKRPRVRRLGIAEVREIYELRAELYGLVSRRIVRHCADGPLDALRTAQADLESAAADGDLERYFWLVVGFRNTEARLAANETVRGVLDSVGIRTLQLRHLSLSLPGRVETSVGDHRRLLKAYVDREADLAAALTRSIVRRGLAALEGSGWNGFSD; from the coding sequence GTGACGGGCGAGGGGACGGGCGGCGCGAACGAGGTGTCCCCTGCGGGCGACACGGGGACATCCGCCCGGCGGACCGCGGCGGGAGCGGCGCGCACCGGCCCCGCGGCCCGAGCGGGATCCAGGCCCGAGGTCGGCGCCCGAGCGGGAGCCGGGGTCGGGGTCGGGGCGGGAGACGAGGTAGGGGTCGGGGTCGGGGCGGGAGACGAGGTAGGGGCCCGAGCGGGAGCGGCGGCCGAGGCCGGGCCGGGAACAGCCGCTGAGAGCGGGCCGGGAGCAGCGGCTGAGACCGGGGCCACAGCCGAGGCCGCAGCCGGGACCGGGCAGGTCGGTACGGAGCGCGCGGAGGTCGTACGGACCCGGGCGCTGCTCGACCGGCCGGGACTGAGCGCGGGCGAGCGCGAGATCCTGCGCGTCCTCGGCCGGGCGGAGGACCTGGGCAGCGTCGGCTCACGGATCGTCGTATCGCTCGGTGCCGCCATCATCGAGGGCGGACTGCGGCCGGGTGACGACCTCAACTCCGTTGATCTGGCCCGCCGTTTCCACAGCAGCCGCACCCCGGTCAGGGAGGCCCTGGCGGTCCTGGAGCGCGAGGGACTGGTGGAGATCGCGGCCCGCAAGCGCCCGCGCGTGCGCAGGCTGGGGATCGCCGAGGTCAGGGAGATCTACGAACTCAGGGCCGAGCTGTACGGCCTGGTCAGCAGGCGCATCGTGCGGCACTGCGCGGACGGGCCGCTCGACGCGCTGCGCACGGCCCAGGCCGACCTGGAGTCCGCCGCGGCCGACGGTGACCTGGAGCGGTACTTCTGGCTCGTCGTCGGCTTCCGCAACACGGAGGCGCGGCTCGCGGCCAACGAGACCGTGCGCGGTGTCCTCGACTCGGTCGGCATCAGGACACTCCAGCTGCGCCATCTCAGCCTGTCCCTGCCGGGCCGCGTGGAGACGTCCGTCGGCGACCACCGGCGCCTGCTGAAGGCGTACGTGGACCGGGAGGCGGACCTCGCCGCCGCGCTCACCCGCTCGATCGTGCGCAGGGGCCTCGCTGCCCTGGAGGGATCGGGCTGGAACGGCTTCTCCGACTGA